The region TCCTGCTTGGCGTAATTATAGATGGAAACTTCTCCGGCATACCCTTGGGAACCGGTGTATATTTCACCGTTGATCATGATCCCGCAGCCGACCCCGGAAAACATATAAATAATATTCTTAAAATCCCGGGTTAAATCCAGCCACTGCTCTCCAAAACAGGCGGCGGTAGCGTCATTTTCGATAAGCGTGGGAAAATTAAATTCCTTTTCAATTATATCGCGCAGCGGCAAATCCACAGAGGCATAGGTATAATAATGGTCCATCTTCTGCGGCCAATGGATAAGGCCGGTTTTCTTATTTACCAGCCCCGCAATGCCAATTCCTATACCTTTAATATTAGGGGTGTATTCTTTGGACCTTCTTAAGATCTCACGGATAAGCTGCACCACACATTCAGTTATTTCCTTGACCGATGGCTTAGGCCGAGCGATCTGGGTCTTGGTTACGATGTTGCCTTTTAAATCCAGCAACACCCCGACCATATTCATTAAATTCAAGCCGATACCTATTATATAACCGGCCTGTTGATTCAAATCAAGCAGGGTCGGCCTTCTGCCGCCTTCAGAAACATCAAGTTCCCGCTCGTAAACCAAGCGGCCCCTGATAAAATCATCAATATAATTGGAAATGGTCACCACATTAACGCCCATAAGCCTGGAGATATCAGGCCTGCTTATCGGGCCCTGGCGCCTTAAGATATCCAATATGGAAATATTACGCCTTTCCTTCTCGGAAAGTTCTTCTTTCTTAAAGTCTATTGGCAGCATAGTATTTGGGAGATATTTGGTTTGTTTATTTTATACTACTAAAGGAACCTTTAGTCAAGTATTTTAATTTCATAAAGTTACAGAAATTTTACTTGACAAGAAATTTAAATATAGTAATCTATACTTAAATATACCAAGCTATACCAAAGTATATAAAAATGAACACAAGATACTACACCACCAAAGACGTATTAAAGAAAGTCGGCATCTCGCGCACCACATTATTTTTGTGGCTGTGGAACAAAAAGGTCCCTGATGTCAAAAGAAACCGCAATGGCCACAGGGTGTTTACTGAAATCGATATCCAGCGTATTTTAAATTATAAAAATAAGCTTACTCTTCCAGAATAGGCCTATGCCCTTAATAAACCTTTTGCCCAGTGAATTAAGGAAAGCAAAAACAGCCGCCCAGAAAACAACGAAAGCTGCTTCCGGGATCCCCAAGCCGACTATACATATTAAAGTAGACATTTCTTTCTTAAAACCTGTCCTTTGGGTGATACCGGTATTGCTGGCAGTAACTGGCGCTGTCTATGCCCAAGCCTATTTTAAAGAGCAAAAACTTAAACACCTTGAAGAAAAACTGGGAAACTCCAAAGCGATCTCCAAGAAAATAGCGCAATTAAAACAGGATATAGAAAAGAACGCGCAGGCCTATTCTTTTCTGGGCCGGGCAGTAAACAACACAAAATGGTCAGAAAAACTTGAGCGCCTTACTCAAATAATCCCTCCTCAGATATGGTTATCCAAATTAACTGTTGATTCTTCGACAATTAAGAATTCTCCCGCGGCTAAAGAAAACAGGGATGCGCCTAAGAAATCTGAAAAGATCGTCCTTGAGGGAAGCGCGACCAGCGTAATAGAAGCAGAAATTATTTCCGCTATAACAAACTTCATAGAAAAAATTAAAGCAAGCCCTGATTTTAATCAAACATTCGCTGTCTTTAAGATGGGGCAGCTGCAATCAGTCAAAAAAGGCAATTTAACGGTAATGAATTTCACTATTACCTGCTCGTCAGAATAATATGCAAAGTATAAACGAAATCTTAAATAATCCCAAGGTCCAGAAAATAATAATCATTATTGTTGCTGCGATATTAGTGGCTGCATATTACCCATTCGCATTATCATTGTGGAATAAAAACAAGGCCATTGATGAAAAGATTTCTCTGTCCTTACAACAAATAAATTTAGGCAGCCACATCAACGTTAACCAGCAAGCCACAGAAGAAGAATTTAAAAAATCGCAAAAACAAATCTTGCAGTTGGCGGATAAATTCTTCATAAGCGCCGAAGAAATATTTGTTGTGTTAAATAAGATCGCCGCAGCAACAAAGATAAGCTTTAAAAACATCGAGCCTTTTGAAAGGCAAAAAATGGAAATCCCCAACAGGGATGATATGTATATTGATAATTTACCGGTTAAAGTGGATATTGTCTGCAATTATCATCAATTAATCACGCTGTTGGACAAAATAGAAAAAACCGATAAATTCATAAGCGTTGAAGACATAAGGATCCGGGGGGTGCCTTCTAATATATGGGAACATGAGGTGCAAATTAACCTAAAAGTCCCCCTATTGGTGGCTAATGCTAAATAAAATGCGCCATAAAATTCATAACATGAAAGCTTTCTTGGTTTTCTTATCCGCTATAAATATATTTATAATTGCATTTGCACAAACAAAAGAAATCAATTATAATAGCGCTGAAGAAAGCCGTGATCCTTTTATCCCTTTAGTGGATAATAACGGGAACTTGCGCAAAGAGTTTAAGCGGCCGGTTGATGAAGCAAGCATCCCAAAAGTAAACTTAATGGGGATAAGCGACCTCTCCGGAACATTTTACGCGATAATTGACGGAGAAATGGTCAAAGAAGCAGACACGATCAAAGAGTTAAAAATCGAGAAAATATATTTTGACCGGGTAATTGTAAGTTACGCCGATAAAATATTTGAATTAAAGTGGGAACAGGAGAAAAATGCAGGGAAAAAATAGTGTCAGCTATCAGCTTTCAGCTTTCAGCTTTCAGCTAAAAACTAAAAAAACAATCGCTATAATTACCCTGATCCTATTCTTTATGGGAATGTGCCCGTCTCTTTTACTTTCCCAAGACCAGCAAGAAACAAAAACCGCATCTAATCTTATAAGCCTGAATTTGCGCGATGTGAATATTGAAGACGCGCTTAAAGTGATCGCCCAGGCAAGCGGGATGAATGTCATCTTGGATAAAGACGTCAAAGCGACAGTAAATATCAACCTTAAAAACGTTACCTGGAATACCGCGCTTGACAATATCCTCAAAACCAACCAATTAACCTATAAAATACAGGAAAACATTATCCGGGTGATGACCTTAGATTCTTTGAAAAAAGAGGACGACACCCTTCCCCTGTCTTTAAAAATCATTTCGCTTAATTTTGCCAGGGCCGATGAAATACAAAAATCATTAACCAAAATGCTTTCTCCCCGCGGCAATATTGAAATAAACGCCTCCACAAATTCTCTGATCATAAGCGATTCGCAAGAAACATTCCCCAAGCTTGAAGAAGTAATCTCCAAGCTTGACACCCGCATCCCGCAGGTCATGGTAGAAACCCTGATCGTCAGTTTTAAAGGCAGCAACACCTACCGACAAGGCGTGGATATGACCCTTATGAGCAACAAACACGGCACAGACCGCCAATATTGGCAATATCCTGTGGGCGATCAAAACGGAATGGCCGGAGTTATGGATTTTTCCTATGCCAAGCCTATTCTATCAGGATTAGACCTAGCCAGCACCTTAAGGCTTTTTTCCGAAGATGCCCGGGTAAACATCCTGGCCAATCCTAAAGTAATGACCCTGGATAACAAAGAAGCCTCCATAGAAATTCTTGAACAAGTCCCTTATCAATCTCAATCTACCACAGAACAAGGAACCGTGGTCAGCACCTCATTTAAAGATGCTGGCTTAAAAATATTGGTTACCCCGCATATTACAAAAGATCAGTTTATCTCTTTAGCGGTAAAAGGCGAACACAGTTATATCGCAGCCTACGTTAATAACCAGCCGCAGATAGATGCCAGAAAAATAGAAACAAATTTCATGCTAAAAGACGGAGAAGTAGCGGTAATCGGTGGTTTACGTAAAAAAGACAAGACTTACACCGTAACTAAAGTCCCTGTCTTAGGGGATATCCCTTTTATCGGAAAGATTTTATTCAGTAAAATAGTCAAAACAGACGTAGATAATGAATTAATAATTTTTATCTCCCCGCACATCATGGAAACCAACCTAGCAAGCTCTTCCGAGCAGATAAATTACAAAGGCGCACATGAAGAATTAGTAGGCCTGACAAACAAGAAAAAAGAAGCATTAAGAAATCAGGCTATTGAAAATTATTTTCAAACGCAGCAACCGCCTTCCCCAAGAAAGAAGCAATGAAAATGAAATTCCCTTTCTTCTCCAAAAAGCCCAGTAAGTCAATCGGCCTGGATATCGGAAGCTCCCAGCTAAAACTTATTGAGCTTGACGCGACAAAAAACTCGGCACAGGTTACATCCATGGCCATGCAGGATATCCGCCAGTCTAAAAACATATCCGATGAAATAAAAAAGATCTTTAACGATAATAAGATCTCCTCAAGCAAGGTCAACGTGGCTGTTTCCGGAGATGGAGTGATCGCTCGGTATTTATCCATGCCCAAGATGAGTTATGATGAATTAAAAAAAGCCATAAGTTACGAGCTTGAGGAACATATACCCTTTAAGCCGGAAGAAGTATACACGGATTTCTTTATTACCGGAGAGGACACAACAGCTAAGAATAAAATGCATGTCTTTTTGGTAGCCACAAAAAAAGAGCTGTTGGACAAGTATATTTCAATGCTGGAAAAAGCGGAATTAACGCCCAAGATAATAACTATGGACGCGTTGTGTTTGATGAATATATTCTGCTTTAACTATCCTGATAAAATAAAATCTAACGTTACAGTGCTGAATATAGGCGAGAGAACCACTAATCTTATTATCACCAGGGACAAAACTCCCTATTTTGTGCGCGATACCCGCTTTGGGGGAGAGACTGTTACCTCCATTATCCAGAATAAACTCAATATCGCTAAGGATGCCGCCGAAGAAATAAAATTAAAATTAAGTTCGCAGGATATAGAATTGGCCAAAACCATAAAAACCACACTAGCCACGCTTCTAAATGAAATATTTGTCTCTATTGATTTTTACGAAAACTTAACCGAGAAAAAGATTGATGAGATTTATCTGTCCGGTGGGTCATGCTTACTCTATGGCCTTAAGGAATTCCTAAGCGGATATTTGGGCATCCAAATCAACCCTCTTGACCCCTTCAAAAATATCACCTTTGCGCCTTCCATAGCAAAAGAGAAGATCGCTGAACAAGCGCCTTTCATGGCAGTTGCCGCGGGTTTAGCCCTAGAAGAAGCATAATCCCAAACTTTATAAAACGCAGGTTGATTATTTATTTATAAGGGTGGTTAACTGGAATATCGGCATGAACATCGCCACCACAATAAAACCGATAGTTACCCCAAGAAAGGAAATTATCAAAGGTTCGATCATAGAGGTCATTTCAGACATAGAATCATTGACTTGCGTCTCGTAATAATCTGAAATCTTAGTAAGCATTCTTTCTAATTCGCCTGTCTGCTCTCCCACGGCTATCATCTTAACTACAAAAGGCGGGAATTTTCCGGTCTCTTCCATCGGCTCTGAAATATTCTCTCCCGCTCGCATGTTTGACCTTATCTGCTCGGTAGCCATTTCAATTATTTTGTTTCCTGAAACCTTACCCGCTATTTCAAATGCCTCTAAAATACTTACCCCGCTTTTTACCAATGTTGCTAATGTGCGGGTAAAGCGACTAATGCAGATTTTACTTATAATCACCCCGAATATAGGCATTTTAAGCTTAAAACTGTCAAAATTTATCCTGCCTGAAGCAGAGCTGATATACCTGTTCAAGGCCACAATCCCCACAATTACAAGAATAAATAAAACAGGAAAATACCTAACGGATAGGTCGCTGGCTGTAATTAAAAATTGGGTAGGAGCCGGAAGGTTTCCTCCCAGGCTAGTAAAGATATTCTTAAAAGTCGGTACCACCTTGATCATCAAGAAAGCTATAATAATGCCCGCCATGCCTACAACCAGGGTAGGATAAGTCATGCTGGATTTTACTTTACGTGAAAGGTTTTCCGAACGCTCCAGATAATCTGCGACCCTCTCCAATATTTCATTAAGGCTGCCGCTTGATTCGCCGGCCTTGATCATGTTTGTGAATATCCCCGGAAATGCCTTGGGATATTTGGCGAAAGAGGCGGAAAGGCTGTTTCCAGACTCAATATCATTCTTAATGTTCACAATTATCTCTTTTAACTTAGGATTCTCCACTTGATCATGGAGCACATTTAAAGCTGTGATCAGGGATACTCCGGAATCAATAAGAGTAGCCAGCTGTCGGGAAAAAACAACCAAATCCATGGATTTTATCTTTGCCCCACCAAATGATAGGGAGCTAAATTTCTTTTGCCCCTCGCCTTCAAAAAGATCAATAATGGTCAAGCCCCGTTTCTTAAGCTCTTTAACGGCAGAGGATTTTTCTTGAGCTTCAATAACCCCGGTTATGGATTGGGCCTTTTGGTCGCGCGCAGTATAAGTAAATTTTGCCATATGCGGTTAAAGCCTTATTTGTAATATTCTTTTATCACCTTTAGAATCTGTTCCTTGGTTGCGATCATTGAAACCACCTTGCATCTTGAGCTTTTCTCAACCTCAATTACGGCTTCTTTATCTAAAGGATTGCCCATAGCAACCACAAGGACATTGCCTATTTTCTCCAAAGGGACGCAAAAATGTTTAGAAGCTATTTCTTTAGGGATAAGCTTTACCAAGTCTTTGGTTATTTTATATTTTTCAATGGGCATATAGATGATCTCCGACTGATTAGCAAGCGCCATGCTTAAGGCCTCCTGTGAAATAAACCCCATCTCCACAAGCACCTCTCCCAACATGCCGCCTTTTTGCCTTTGCGCGATAAGCGCCTGATCAAGCTTTTCAGAAGATATGACCCCCTTATTAACTAAAAGCTGCCCTAAAAGGCTGGTCTTAGCGACAATGCGCTGGGAATGCTCTTGGCTCTTCCTTTTATACATTATTCATCCCTTAAGATTTTACCTCTATAATATTATCTTATTTTGCCAAATATTGCAACACTATTCAACCGTTTCACGGCTTCTGCTCTTTTAGCAGCTCTGAAAGTACCTGCTTAGCAAAACTATCAGGCCTTTCCTGAAGCACATGGATAGCCTGTGAGCGGATATGTCCGGATTCATCCGAAGAACAAGACGCGATAAGCTGGGCGCTTCTTAACCCCCGCATTTTGCTTAAAACAAAAATGGCTTTTCTTTTTATATTAATGTCGCTATGATTTAAAGCTGGGACCAAGGCATCTAAGGCCTCCTCTCTATCCATCGCCCCCACAAGCTCAATTAAATTTTTTACTACCGCGATATGCACATCATTAAAACGCTCTGCGGGGAGAAAACGGCACACCAGGTCCACCGGCATAGATGCCAATATCTTCCCAATGGTATGACGGCGTAAATAAGCCTCAAAATATTTGCCTTCCGGAACACCTTTTTCACATAATGCTTCGTTAACGAGAAAACCTGCGGTGTAATCCTTAAGAAGCATAACCGGCTCTTGTATATCTTGCCAGTCTTTATTAGCGTCTATTCTTTCCAAAAGCTGCTGAACAAATCTCTCAGCAATAGGCTGGATGCTTTTCTGGGCGTCTTTTGCCGTTTTTTTATCTTCAGATAATAAAGACAACACCTGCTCCAGCAGCATCGCGTCTTTTTTATCTATTGCTATCTTAAGCAGCTTATCAAGGATGGGTTTTATTATTTCAACTATGAATTTCTTATTATCCTTAAAGTTTACATTAACCGCGGCAAAACAATCTTTAAGCAATTCTATTTCTGACCTATCAATTAAAATATCAAGCAGGTCTTTGACAAAGCTTAGGAACAGGCTTTCCGAAAGCGTCTTTTCATTAAACAGGCTTATTATCTTATCAAGCAGAATCTTAACCTTATCTCCGGATTTACTATCTAACAATTGTTTGACCAACAACGCAATATCAAAAAGGCAAAGGATTTTTTTTAATTTACTGCCCGGCCAACTTAAGAAAGTATCCAATTTATCTCTTGGGTCTGTTTTTGCCC is a window of Candidatus Omnitrophota bacterium DNA encoding:
- a CDS encoding secretin and TonB N-terminal domain-containing protein, with the translated sequence MQGKNSVSYQLSAFSFQLKTKKTIAIITLILFFMGMCPSLLLSQDQQETKTASNLISLNLRDVNIEDALKVIAQASGMNVILDKDVKATVNINLKNVTWNTALDNILKTNQLTYKIQENIIRVMTLDSLKKEDDTLPLSLKIISLNFARADEIQKSLTKMLSPRGNIEINASTNSLIISDSQETFPKLEEVISKLDTRIPQVMVETLIVSFKGSNTYRQGVDMTLMSNKHGTDRQYWQYPVGDQNGMAGVMDFSYAKPILSGLDLASTLRLFSEDARVNILANPKVMTLDNKEASIEILEQVPYQSQSTTEQGTVVSTSFKDAGLKILVTPHITKDQFISLAVKGEHSYIAAYVNNQPQIDARKIETNFMLKDGEVAVIGGLRKKDKTYTVTKVPVLGDIPFIGKILFSKIVKTDVDNELIIFISPHIMETNLASSSEQINYKGAHEELVGLTNKKKEALRNQAIENYFQTQQPPSPRKKQ
- a CDS encoding PilN domain-containing protein, with amino-acid sequence MPLINLLPSELRKAKTAAQKTTKAASGIPKPTIHIKVDISFLKPVLWVIPVLLAVTGAVYAQAYFKEQKLKHLEEKLGNSKAISKKIAQLKQDIEKNAQAYSFLGRAVNNTKWSEKLERLTQIIPPQIWLSKLTVDSSTIKNSPAAKENRDAPKKSEKIVLEGSATSVIEAEIISAITNFIEKIKASPDFNQTFAVFKMGQLQSVKKGNLTVMNFTITCSSE
- a CDS encoding pilus assembly protein PilM codes for the protein MKMKFPFFSKKPSKSIGLDIGSSQLKLIELDATKNSAQVTSMAMQDIRQSKNISDEIKKIFNDNKISSSKVNVAVSGDGVIARYLSMPKMSYDELKKAISYELEEHIPFKPEEVYTDFFITGEDTTAKNKMHVFLVATKKELLDKYISMLEKAELTPKIITMDALCLMNIFCFNYPDKIKSNVTVLNIGERTTNLIITRDKTPYFVRDTRFGGETVTSIIQNKLNIAKDAAEEIKLKLSSQDIELAKTIKTTLATLLNEIFVSIDFYENLTEKKIDEIYLSGGSCLLYGLKEFLSGYLGIQINPLDPFKNITFAPSIAKEKIAEQAPFMAVAAGLALEEA
- a CDS encoding ROK family protein, whose translation is MLPIDFKKEELSEKERRNISILDILRRQGPISRPDISRLMGVNVVTISNYIDDFIRGRLVYERELDVSEGGRRPTLLDLNQQAGYIIGIGLNLMNMVGVLLDLKGNIVTKTQIARPKPSVKEITECVVQLIREILRRSKEYTPNIKGIGIGIAGLVNKKTGLIHWPQKMDHYYTYASVDLPLRDIIEKEFNFPTLIENDATAACFGEQWLDLTRDFKNIIYMFSGVGCGIMINGEIYTGSQGYAGEVSIYNYAKQDQFNCDAGKSCFIKRWEIDMGIIDDIREMLAQDKKKADEFFSLTSSNINNVDLKSVFIANRANHPMAALALEKAAYRLGVKIACMVNFLNPQAVILGGGLEEAGDKFLNQVSSTVREWAFREMTENLEIIYSQLRENAVALGAASLVMHRVFARLL
- the pilO gene encoding type 4a pilus biogenesis protein PilO, whose amino-acid sequence is MQSINEILNNPKVQKIIIIIVAAILVAAYYPFALSLWNKNKAIDEKISLSLQQINLGSHINVNQQATEEEFKKSQKQILQLADKFFISAEEIFVVLNKIAAATKISFKNIEPFERQKMEIPNRDDMYIDNLPVKVDIVCNYHQLITLLDKIEKTDKFISVEDIRIRGVPSNIWEHEVQINLKVPLLVANAK
- a CDS encoding MerR family transcriptional regulator, whose product is MNTRYYTTKDVLKKVGISRTTLFLWLWNKKVPDVKRNRNGHRVFTEIDIQRILNYKNKLTLPE
- a CDS encoding type II secretion system F family protein; this translates as MAKFTYTARDQKAQSITGVIEAQEKSSAVKELKKRGLTIIDLFEGEGQKKFSSLSFGGAKIKSMDLVVFSRQLATLIDSGVSLITALNVLHDQVENPKLKEIIVNIKNDIESGNSLSASFAKYPKAFPGIFTNMIKAGESSGSLNEILERVADYLERSENLSRKVKSSMTYPTLVVGMAGIIIAFLMIKVVPTFKNIFTSLGGNLPAPTQFLITASDLSVRYFPVLFILVIVGIVALNRYISSASGRINFDSFKLKMPIFGVIISKICISRFTRTLATLVKSGVSILEAFEIAGKVSGNKIIEMATEQIRSNMRAGENISEPMEETGKFPPFVVKMIAVGEQTGELERMLTKISDYYETQVNDSMSEMTSMIEPLIISFLGVTIGFIVVAMFMPIFQLTTLINK